Genomic segment of Chionomys nivalis chromosome 17, mChiNiv1.1, whole genome shotgun sequence:
cctgcctctgcctccctgagtgctggagttaaaggtgtgtgccaccatttccagtctctctctctctctctctatatatatatatatctatatctatatctatatatatatatatatattttttttttttttttttttttctccttagttctttgagtattttatttttgcttttttgagacagggtttctctgtagttttggagcctgtgctagaactagctcttggcctcgagttcacagagatccacctgcccttgcctcctgagtgctgagattaaaagcgtgtgccactgctgcctggcttgAGTATTTTATACAATGTGTTTTAGTTCTATTAACTGTCCCTCccaaactcttcccagatccaccctAACCCCCTGCCCACcttgtgtgtctgtccttttccCCCATCAAGACCATtttgtgctgcccaaatattcCTGGACATGTGACTTTCCGCTGGAGCACGGCAGACATATCAGGTGTCTGGAGAAAACGGACCCTTTCCCAGCAGCTAAAATGGCCAACAGCTCcttgggcaggtgtgtgtgtgggttcatGTCCAGGTCTCCTCTCCATGCTGGGCCTTGGTCTGGCTTGTGTATGATGTCATAACCACTGGGGGTCCCTATGTTCAGCTATCTTGCAGTATCCTGAAGATACCGCTTTCTTATAAGCATTCgtggcctctggctcttacactctttctgctccctcttctgcaatggcTCCTGAGCCTGGGAGAAGGAGTGCAGTATatgttccatttagggctgaagaTCCTTGAGCCTTTTACTTGGCCAGTTTGGGGTCTTGTTAATCAGCATCCACTACCACACTGGTCTTCGTAAGAGGGCTCTCTGGTTTGATTAAGTGTTCCCTAAGGTCCCCAGGTTAAAGACTTGGTTCTTGGCCTGTGAAACATTTGAGATGCGGGGCCTATTGGGGGAGGTCGGCTGGTCACTGGAGACATGCccttgaagaggaaaggggaaccttagtcccttcttctcttctttgcttcctggcatCAAGTAAACAGCTCCTGTTCTACCACGTTCTCCCACCAGGAGAGGCTTCTTTATCACAGGTTCAAAGGTAACAATGTCAGGTGACTATGGACTGATACTGCTGGCTGGCAGTGCGGCCAACAGAAAGCCTTCCTCTTTATAATCTGATTATCTCAGGATCTGCTCCAGGAGCAGAAGCTGACTAATAATCTtccaaatgttttttgtttggttttgttttgggtttttcaaaacagggtctctgtgtagccttggttgtcctggaactcactctctgtagaccaggctgatttgcctgcctctgcctcttgagtgctgggattaatggtgtgtgctaccactgcccaccTTGTTTTATGGTTACTCCTAGTTCTCCTCCTCTGTGTGGGCGCTGCCATCTTCTCACTGACACCTGCCGGGCCTGCTGAGCTGTGGGTGAACAGTGTGGCTACCCACAGGGAACTAGAGCTCTCTGTACTTGCTGTGCTTTATTCTTTGTCtcaagtagtctaggctggccttgaactcctgatccttctgcctctgcctcccaagtactgggattataggcatggacCAAAACCACCAGTTTACTTGTATCTTTAATTCTTCTGAAGAAGATAAGAATAATGTTGAAGCTGAGGAAAAAAGGGGGAagctgaggaaaagaaaaagaagtcacgACAATGATGTTGGGAATGGGGATATTCCAAAATTAAGATTCTTCTAAAAAGGAACTGTTCTACTGCACACAGGGAATATTCAGGATAAATAGTCGTGCGAGCTTGCCAGGAGTTGATGTTACTTTTCTAAAGGACACCTGGATGGTTCCTGTAATAACGTAACTGGGAAATCACCATAAAAATGGGAGTCTAGGTGGTGGTTCTAGAgtaagagtttcaggacagctaggaccacacagagaaaccctgcctcaaaataaataaataaattaattaattaattaaaaaaaatggaatctagAAACTCTTTAAGATCACTGTACCCTTAAATAAAGCTCCCAGGAGCAGGGCACAGGAATCTCTGTGCATCTGAGGCCAGTACAGTCTATGCAGTAAGTTCTagactagtctgggctacatagtgagaacttatctcaaaaaataaaattagccgggtggtggtggcgcacgcctttaatcccagcactcgggaggcagagacaggcggatctctgtgagtttgagaccagcctggtctacaagagctagttccaggacagactccaaaaccacagagaaaccctgtctcaaaaaaccaaaaaaaaaaaaaaataaataaataaaaaaaaaaataaaattaagtgacTCACGATACACTCTGGGCACAATTTCATTCTCAGAGGTTGCTgcccactctccctcctccttttccagaCTGAATATGTAGCTCAAACTGGTTTCAGATTCATTGTGATCCTtatgcctcagcctcacaagtgctaggattctaAATGTGTGCCCGTGCCCAGGTGATACAGCCATATTTGAAAATCCCCCCTAAGATCAAGAGAATAAAGTATTTGTAAATGATCCAAGAGTTAAATACCAACCAAAATTCAGACAAAGGCCCCACCCAGTAAGTAATAACAGCAAGAACATTTGGCTACTCAAGGATGCTCAGGgtcggccgggtggtggtggcgcatgcctttaatcccagcacttgggaggcaaaggcaggtggatctctgtgagttcgagaccaacctggtctacaagagctagttccaggacaggctccaaaaccacagaaaaaccctgtctcgaaagaagcaaaaaaaaaaaaaccaaaaaaaaaaaaaaaaaaaggatgctcAGGGTCTCATGACCTGGCAGGGATGTTGGGTTCTGCACATCTACCAGGAGAAGGCAGTCCCAGGCctgagagtttttatttttttatttttttttaaagatttatttattattatgtatacaggatTCTGCCTGGATgtacaggacctctggaagactagtcactgctcttaacctctgagccatttctccagtcccatttCTTAAAACTGAGTTTATCTGCCAGGAACCCTGTTGGTCAGGACCCAGTTCAGGAGAAACTGAATCAGAGGCAACAAATGGGCACTGTCCTAGAGTGGGCAGAGGCAGCTTGATATAATCACAAAAGGGAACAATATGATATGGCTTGGGAAGTTTGTGCTCTTTCAGATGATAGCTGGGTGATGGCCCACAGGCTTTCCCAAGGTTGAGACCCCATCGGGGCAAAGGAAACCTGTGCTGAGGGTGGTCTGCACTGTAAGTTCAAGCACAAGCAGAACTTGATCTTTTGAGGGTGTCGAAGAGCTCAGGGTGTGGCTGACAAAGACAAACAACAGTTATAAACTGGGTCGTCCTGTTCCTCTGGATTTTGCCTTTGACTGAAGTCTGCATTCTAGATAAGGATTCTTATCTTCTGATAAATGGCTTTGTGTTATCAGATACCAGGATTTTATATAAACACCTAAGTTCTGTGGTGGCACTTAAGCCTAGCTTCAGAGGCCTAGTGCACACTGGTGGGTAGGAACAATGGTGGCAGGTTCCACCTAACAGGTCTTACTGGCTTGAAGGATTCTGCTATCACAGGGGAGGGATACTAAGTCTGAGGTTTtcctgcctcttttctttctgagacagggtctcacatagctcaggctCATCTCTggaagctcactgtgtagcccaggctggtcataCCCTCCTGACTGTCTCAGATGGGGATTTTCACAGTTGGCAGGCTCAGAAACAGAGTGGTCACACTTACGTGGAGAGAACTTCAGAGGGCAGGTCTGTGATGTAAGAAGGGATCTTCCGCCCTGTCAGGAACTGCGCCACTTCGTTGCTAAAGGTGTTACAGTTGTGTTCAAACAAGTTGTAGGCTTCTCCTCTGTTCGTGTGAGAAAGTGGGTGGAGAGCAGATGAGCAAGCCAGCATCTATGTGGAGTGACGGTCACTACAGAGCGGGAAGGTGGGCAAAGCCTTATGTGAAGACTATGGCCAGTCCTCTCAAACATCAGGAGGACTGTCTGCAGATCTGAACCTCTGAGAGGTGATTAATAAGGGAAAGATGAGCCAAAACCACAGGGCAAGGATCAGAGGTGAACCcttaataaaactgaaaagatttacttattttatgtatgtatttatgaatgcatgtgcacgtgtgtgcctacctcctgtgaaggccagaagagggggtcagacACCCTGTtactgggaactggactcaggcCTTATCCTCTTAAGATATGCTCAATAAGTGTTCTTATCCTAAGCCagtagttctcagccttcctaacactgcaaccctttaaaGCAGTCCCTTCTGTCATGATGACCCCCAGCCAtggaattatttcattgctacctcaGAACAAATTTTGCTTTtgctatgaaatatttttttttttttccttttgagacagggtttcaacagtcctagctatcctagaactagctcttgtagaccaggctggcctcaaactcatagggattcacctgcctctgcctcctgggtgccaggattaaaggtatgcaccaccactgtccagcctgctaagaatcctaatgtaaatacctgatatgggACTTCCAAAAGGATTGTAAACTAAAGAtttagaaccactgctctaaaccaTCCTTCTAGATCCTCCTCTGTATCCCCATCCCCCCAAAGggtttctggaacttgctctgtagaccaggctggcctcaaactcagagatccaactgcttctgcctccgaagcgctgggattaaaggtgtgcgccatcactgcctgtcttttttttaaatcatttattttgtgtgtatgtgggaacACGAAATAAAGTTAGAGGAAGATGTGTGAGAGCAGGTTCTCACACCCCACAGTGTGGGTTTCagggtcaaactcaggctgtcaggctctACAGACTGATGAGTCCTCTTACCAGGCTTTCACTCAGGGTTCTCTTTTcccctcgagacagggtttctgtgtagtgctgggtatcctggaactcactctgttgactaggctggccctgaactcacagagaaggcAAATTCCACTACTGCTTGGTTaagtttgtccttttttttttttccttttgagacagagtctctagcTCAGGTGGCCTTTTACTCCATATGTAGCTagggatgacctcaaacttctgatgTTCccgcctcttcttcctgagtgcaggaattacaagcatgtgccaacACACCAGTTCAAGTTTCTGTGGTGCGGGGGTTGAACCCGAGGCTTTGTGCATGATAGAAAAAGtcctctgagccgggcggtggtggcgcacgcctttaatcccagcacttgggaggcagaggcaggcagatctctgtgagttagaggccagcctggtctacaaagggagttccaggacaggctccaaagctacagagaaaccctgtcccgaaaaaccaaaaaaaaaaaaaaaagaaaaaaaaaaaaaaaaaaaagaaaaagtcctctACACCGTCAGCCTGAAGGAAGCCTATAAAATAGGTTAATTCAAGTTGGTATTTCATCCCATTTCTCCCACAAACCCTGTTTTCAATATTTAGGGAAATCCACTTGGCCAGAGGTGGGGAACAGCATTCACTGGCTCTGCTCAGAAGGAACAAGTGGCCCCTTTCTTCTAGGCACAACAGAAAGCATGCTGGTATGTAAGTTTGCTGTTGAACAGATGTGGGCTCTTTCTATAGCTCTGCTTCTCTACAGTGACAGTAAAGAGTGGCGAGGCCAGAGCTGAGCGTCAGGGACGGTTGCCCTGGCTCTGCCCCCCAGAGTGTGAGTGTCTAGCAGTGGCGCATACAAGCAGCCACCACTCTGGCCTTACTCACCGGAAAAGAGACTCCCCCAGGGAGGACAGGTAttccagaaagatttcttctGTGACTTCTGTGTTCCCCACATCAACCACAGTGTCTGGGGGCCCAAGCAATGTCCCTCCCTGAAAGAGTCAACCCAAGAAAGTCACTAAGTCACCATCTCTATCACTTTCGCTTTCTTTTGGCTGTTCTGAGGATCAGACCCAGgaccttatgcatgctaggcaaatgctctatcactGCGACCGTCAACACTTTGTTAACTTTTAAGAAGGGATCTATGAGCTCCAGGCTATCGTCcccatttattaaattattatgtaaccccggatggcctccaactcacttgcttctgcttccaagtgctgggatcaaaggtgtgtactacttactgtgtgccaggcttgaatttcctatttttttgctttaaaatttgtttgtttgtttatttagtatgtagtgttctatctgcatgtgtgcctgcaggccagaagagggcatcagacctcattatagatggttgtgagcctccatgtggttgttgggaattgaattcaggacccctcaagagtagtcaatgctcttaacctcagagccatctctccagccagccccCCTCCCGCTGCCCCAGTTTAAATTGTGACTTTTAACACAAAACTACAAAACTCTATTCCGACAGCTTCGTTTTTAACTGCTGGAACACTCTTGTCATAGGAAGCGgactgttttctctgtgtgttaagGTTATAGAGTTTAGAGTTCAGCTGGCTGCTTGTGGGGCCTGTGTGGGCGTGTCTCTACACTGTCCATTTGTTCTGTTGCTAAAGACAGAAACCtatctgagtgtggtggtgcacacgtttagtcccagcactctgggggcagaagcaggtggatctctgggagtttgaggccctCCTGTTCTACATatcgagctccaggacagccaggactacatagagaccctgtctcaaaaaaacataaacaacaataaaaagacagaaacccGGAACCCGTGGTTTCCCTTTGTCCCCAAAATGATCACAAGATGATCACTAGGACAGAACACGACAGCTGGGCTGCACGGGACCATCAAGGAGGGCAGACTCAGGAAAGCAGAACACTCCAGAATGGAGCTTGCCTATAAAAGTCATTGACTGACAGCCCCAGAGCACTTCCCTTGAGGTTGACATTGCTTTAGGCATTGGGGAAAGCATGGTGAGCAGGATCAGTTATTATGGTAGCTAGAGGAAAATTACCCAATGTTCCAGAGAATAAGAGGTCACTATTGCAACTCCTATTGTTCGTTCATATGACAAATATACATCGAGAACTTATATGCAACATCTAAGGCTAGACAATGGGAGCACAATATATACAAAACATGAGATTTCTGTCTCATGAATTTTTGTAAAAAATTCTATATACCAGTGGATCACAAGAAGCTGAAATAAGGACCAGGCTGAAAAAGTGCAGAAGGCCATTCCTTAGCACCTGCAGGAGGGGAGGGCCAGGCTGAGGTTTGTCGGAGGGAATCAACACCCAGCTCAGACCTGAAGAATGGACAGGCACATCCGGGTGAAGGGTTAGGGAGCTATTCTGTAATCGGAGTATAGGGTTAAATGCCTGAGCTGAAGAGGGCAGAGGTGGGGAAGCTACAACCTGCAAAGAGGATGGCTAGAGAGCAATCCTGACAGGGTCAGCGGAGACTCTGCTGAGCCTTTAGGCTAAAACAGGGGAATACTTGGAAAAattaaattcctttaaaaaacaacccccccacgggaggcagaggcaggcggatctctgtgagttcgagaccagcctggtctacaagagctagttccaggacaggctccaaaaccacagagaaaccctgtctcgaaaaaccaaaataaataaataaataaataaaaataaaaaaataaaaaacaaccccCAACAACCCAGCATCTCAAAACTCACCATGTAGGGCACAGcagtaaccccagcacctgggaggcagaggcaggaggatccttttgagttcgaggccagcctgttctacctagagttccaggacagtcagggccacacaaTCCCAGCGCTGGGTGACACTAAGGGAAACATCGGAAGCTCAAGGTCCTCCATGGCTACCTGGTGAGTTTGATGCAAGCATGGTTGTGCGCATTTTTaattgggcagcagaggcaggaagatctcagagATTCAGACTTAAAAAAACCTGTTTCCTATATGGAGGACAGAGGGGGGATCAGGCTAGTTTCAGAGGTCTAGCCTAGACAGGAAGTGGTGAGGACCACAGTGAAAATTCTGGAGGGATGGGAAGAGCTGAAGAGAGAAAGACTGACTGAAGACACAGTGACAAGGTGGAACTGGCCAGCTTCTGGGGGCAAgcatgtctgtgatcccagaactcgggaggtaAAGGAGAGCAGTAGGAGGCTCAAGCTGAAGATATCTGGCAGTACAGTGAGCTTGAGGCCCCCCTCAGTCACGAGACACCTTTTTAtcccaaaaagaaaacagaaaaagaagtgaCCAGGCTTAAAAAAAACACTTGTGATAGGTAGGGTGGTTAGTGAAAAATTAAGAACGACTTCCTACTTATGATATCAAAATGGATAGCTGGTCTTTGcttgagtacatcccatgataaTCCCGAGATGGCTCTGAGATAAATAGTCTAAAAGGGACATGGGTTGGAGTCAGAAAGATCATGTGAGAAAAGGAACCCACAGAAGCAGGTTGACTGCAGAAGGACGGCAACTGACTGGGTTAACTGGAAGGTGTCATTGAATGAGGAgttgtcttcctgtctctctcctctcctttcccccaacCTCTGCTGAGGATGAAACAcggggattgtgtgtgtgtttgtgtgtgtgtgtgtgtgtgcgtgctagATACTAGGCAAGTGTTCACTGAGACACACCTCCAACTACTGAAagcattttaaagactttattctttctcggtcttttttaaaaatatttatctatctatgtgtgtgcatgtatgcacacatgcgaagtggtcagagcacaacttgcaggagtcacaATGTGGGTcgcagggatcaaattcaggtcaccagacttggtgGGGAGCCAGTAACTTTCACCTGCTTTCATCTTACAgtcctatttttttaatatatatttttaatttaaaatttatttttatgtacctAGTtactttgcttgcatgtatgtttgtgtactacCTACACGCAGTAGCTggaaagggcattggatcctctggaactagaactacagatggttgttagctgtcatgtgggtgctggaaatcaagccTAGGTgctctggcagagcagccagtgttcttgactGTTGAACAATCTCTTCCCTGAAGCTCTCTCTGTTCTACTACATTATCTATCAGAGCATGCGCACACATGAGCTCCAGTCAGAGGATGAATTATGGGATGGTTCTCTACTTCTGTGGATGTTCTAGAGACTGAGCTCAGGTTGTTAGGCATGGTGATACGACCTTGACCTGTTGGGCATTTCTGagctggaactcactaggtagccaaCAAAGacttcaactcctgatcctcttgtctgtACCCACAGGCACTAGGATTATAACACTGTTCAGttaagtcttttttcttttctttctttctttttttttttttttttttttttttaaagaaagtgtctctgtagccctagctttcctggaactctctgttgacagggctagccttgaactcagagattcgtctgcttctgctttctaagtgttgggattaaaggtgtgtgcagctACCCTGCTTGACTTATGTGCTATATGAGGAATTAGCACAGGCCAGAGGTCATGGTAGAAGCCAAACTTCTCAGGCTGTAGGAACCCCTCAGACTCTGCAGGTCAGGGGAAGACACTCACCGGGGAACAGCTGGAAATACCGCCACTGCCGAAGAAGAACTCATCCTTGTGGACAACTATGGAGGTGTGCCTGCCACAGAGAGGGACAGTGAGCCAGGAAACTTACaatttctccaaaacaaaacaagtacatACTGCAGTGAGAATAATTTCTGCCCAAAGACATCATTGTGGTAGCCAATTTTATTAATTAGCCAGATGAAGACATAAAGAAGACATACTGTGTCCTTCTAGATCTGGGATGATTATCTGgaactgcccccacccccacactcgaATTCACAGATGCTCAAGTCCCTCATCTAAAATGAAATGGATCTACACAGAACTTCAAAACTGACTTCtgtctcagagatctgcttgcctctgcctctcctgctgggtgctgggattagctAACATTAGGATTTTGACCTGCTTACACGAGCTAACTTATGCACAGGAGAACGGAGGGCACAGGAGTATACCCCTTTTTTTGAACATTTCAATTTGCAATGGGTGGAACTCGTGGACAAAGAGGGTCCTCCCTCTGAGCACTGACATTGGGGCAGATGACTATCTATTGTGGGAAGCAGTAATGGAAGGTCACCCAATAGCTGACAACAGCACCCTCCCCCTAGTTCTGACAAGTCTCTAGACATGGCCAAtagcttgggaggtagagggagaaaATCAGCTTCATGGAGAACTGCTGTTTTACACATGGGAAAttggggtctagagagatggctcagcagttaagagcactgcctattcttccagaggacccaggctctattcccagcacccacatgctggttcacaactgtctgtaacttgagTATCATGGAATtcgatgcccttttctggcctacTGGGCAGCAAGCACATACATgctacacagatatacatacacccatacacataaaaattaaaaaaatgtcaagaaaataaaGGCTATGGGAAATTAACAACAAAGAGCCAGGCTTTGAGCTGGGAAATGTGGAGACAATGCTGTAGTGAGCTGCTCTGGTTCACAGAGCAGACAACGCGAGGAGTCCCACCCCACTTACCAGATGCCTTCCAGTTGTTTCCCTGTGGAGAAAAGGAGAGGTTTAGCCATTTGGGACAAGACTTAACGCCCCCTCTCAACCTGCGTAAACTCACTCAAGCAGGAGATGACTGTCAAGAGCCCTCCTGGAGGACTTTCTAGAAAATCAGCTCTCCTCTGTGACTGCCCTCTGCTGCTACAAGGGTGTTGAGGAAGTTCAGAAGCAACTCTGCTTTATCAGAAAGCAAATAACACCGGCACACATGTTTATGTCTGTTCTTCCTTTCCATCTTGGGTTACATCAGCTGACTTTAACCTCTCCGTGTCATCTACAGCAAGCCCACAGTAAAACAACGAAGGATGGGACTTAGTTTTCCATTAAGGTGCAAGTCTTCAGAAAATAATGGAGCCAAACTAAAtgctgtgtgtttttaaaaggcaacacacatttatttggtgctggggactgaatgaATGTAGGAGTATgaacatgctaagcacatgctcaCCCACTGACCTACACTCGGGGCCTATTACCCTATTCTTCTACCTACCAGCTACCTTCAGAAGCTCCAAGTCGAGTCAAAAGAGACACAGATAAATAATTAACTAAAACACAACATTGATAAGCTCTGAAACTGTGGGTGCTATGTTAATAAAGATGAAGAACTACCTTCAAGAGCTTGATTTCAGCCAATGAAGGAGCAAGTAGGGGCAAAGTTGGGCGTATCTGCCAGAGAGAGCAGTCTGTGCAAATATGTGAAGACTGAGGTTTTGTAGGGCAGAGGGCAGGAGTGGTGGTACTATAAAGAGCCAGCAGACCTGTGGCAAGGCAGGGTGCCTGCACTGGGTAGGGCAGAACTTTCACCAgactcacttttttaaaaaataatttttacatgtatttatttattgtgtgtctgtgtcccaaTATAtatacggaggtcagaggacagaagctctgggcatcaaactcaggttacaAAGCTGGCCATTAGGCATCTTCACCCACCAA
This window contains:
- the Desi1 gene encoding desumoylating isopeptidase 1 → MEPPNLYPVKLYVYDLSKGLARRLSPIMLGKQLEGIWHTSIVVHKDEFFFGSGGISSCSPGGTLLGPPDTVVDVGNTEVTEEIFLEYLSSLGESLFRGEAYNLFEHNCNTFSNEVAQFLTGRKIPSYITDLPSEVLSTPFGQALRPFLDSIQIQPPGGNSVGRPNGQS